The Homo sapiens chromosome 6 genomic scaffold, GRCh38.p14 alternate locus group ALT_REF_LOCI_2 HSCHR6_MHC_COX_CTG1 genomic interval tcacgccattgcactccagcctgggcaacaagagcaaaactctgtctcgaaaaaaaataaataaataaaataaaaataataaataaaactgccCAGATATAGACAAGGCCCAAAGCCCCCCATTCCTAGACTAAACTAGAATTTCAAAAGGAATTTGCtttgtcaaacaaacaaaaataaaaacaaaaacagtgaatagaaaaaaatgaaaatgaaacataaaaatggtaaaatgtaGAGATTAAGTTCCTTTCACTGACTTCTTCTGTTAACCCCTTCCAGAAGAGATGCTCTAATTCCAAGGATGCTTCTGAAGAAATTATGGAGGTGTTCCAAATCAACtcatttcttggtttctttttcttacccATATTCTAGTATCTAGCTCTAATTCCAAAAACAATTCCACACCCTAGGTTTCTGTGTCCAGCAGGTGTCGCCCTTCGTGGGACAACAAACCACCAGCCAGCATCCTCTCTTCCTTAGGGTGGAGTCCATTCCCCCAAAGGGCTCTCCTTGGTCTTGGGGTAGAAGGGAATGGAACGGTGGCTCTGAAGAGATGTGTGCTCACCAGCATGAGGGTCTTCAGAATAAAGTAATCTGCTACTTCCAGCTCAGGTAGACAAACATCCTACAGAAATCTGTTctttgaccttggacaagtcacttaaatgtctctgagcctcacaTCTTTTGTCTGTAACATAGAGGGAAACAATCTGTCCCTTGTGTGGTTATTGTGAGAAGAGAATGAGCTACAAATATAAAGGTCTGAGACCAGTGCCTAAGACATAATAATCACTCAAGCTATGTTCCCTTCTGCATTCAGGGTATGAAAGAAATAACTGTCTAGAACTCAATCTGGAGTTAAGCTCTGTCCCCTGAATCCTGAGGGGTATGAGGGGTCTGCCTTACGGTTGTGATGAGGATCAAAGCACCTGGTACAATGCCTGGCCAGAAAGTTGAATAATCGAATATAGCTAACGTCACTATTGCAGGCTGGCTATGTGCCTGGCGGTGTTCTTAGCCATTTACAagtatgaactcatttaatcctcataagatCCTGTATGAGGTGAGTAAGCTGTTAATTCCCTTCCTTGCCCATACTCTGTGACTCCAACCCACCACAGTTGAATTTCTCCTTATGAATTATAAATCAGAAAACGGCCCCAAATTCTGTCATGTCTAAGTGGGAAAATGGAAGAAGGCATTGATTTCTCCCCTACTCAAGCAGAAGAGAATTAACCTCAGTCCCTGCTTTGCCCATATTCCTTCCCCAGGGCCCCAGGAAGAAGACATGGAAAAACAATATTTCCACCAAAGTTTATTTCTCTGAAACAATCACCAGTTGCTGTCCTCTATGGCACACTGAGAGCCCCAGGAGGGTCTTTAACTCCCTTCCTCAGATTATATTCATCCCAGAAATATAGCCTTGGACAATAATTTGGTTACAGCATAGTCCCAGGAATGAGGTCCCCCAAATTGCTAAGTTTTACATAGGGGAGACTGGGAAATTCAAAGAATTGGATGGAGAAACCATAGGATCCAAGATAATGTCAGGGGGTTGAAGATATTGGAGAGGCATGGTAGCATCATTGAGTTTGAATCTCCTTCTCACTTGGAGTGGAAGTTGTAGGATTCTGCCTCTAGGAAATGTGCCATCctacagaataaataaaagggaGATAATGAGGCTTCAACCCAACTTGCCCCCATCGTTTGTCACTGTAACCATCCCATGCCTTAATACAGTGATACTGAAAACTCCAGGGCACCAACAACTAATACAAAGGAAGCACCTTCAGCCTCCTCTCCACAGACATCCCACTTGGTAGAAGAGGAGGATGCTCCTTCCTGCTCTTAATCCTAGCAATGGCAGCTTAAATCATGCCCTTGCCTAGATCCTCATGGAAGCTCACCCATATAATAATCAAGATTAGTTGAACCCAACACTGACCCCTCTAACCCGCACCCCTACCAAAGGGCAAGTAGGGAAACAGACCAACAGAGATGTTACCTTCTGAATAATTGGACCCAGGAAGAGGAGTGTAACCTAAGAGAGGAAGATACTTGATTATACCAGTCTTTGTGGATGAAAATATCTAGCAGTATTCATAGCAAATGCAGTAGGAAGGAGAGAGTTAATCACAAACAGAAAGTAAGCAGAGAGTGGGACCAAGAGTGGGGATGGGAGTTCAGCGAGTCACTCACTAGAGTGGCCAGCTCTCCGCCAGCTGATCACACCAAGAGAGAAGATGATGAGGCCCAGGCCCAGAGTCACTGCAGACACAGAAACCTTCAGGGTCTGCATGGGGGACAGCCCAGGTGCtgcaaaaaatagaaacttaCTTGACCCAGTTTCTGTTGCTCACCCCCAGGGCAATTCCATTTATTGCAGCCACCTCTCAGTGGGTTAAAAGGTCCTTTATCCCAGCTCCAAGGGTCTAGCTCACACCACCCACTCCCAAGAAAATGATCTTTCTCAAATCAAACCCTCGTCCCATGGACCTCTACTCCTAGAGTAAGCCTGGGGAACCCATCTCCCCAGAATTAGCATCCTGGCTTCCAGGTCCTCTCTAATACAGTGGGGCCTCTCAAGgcatcctctttccttcctttaccCCAAAGCCACCCTTATCAGGATAAAGGGCTCCTCACTGTCCTCTCCATTGCCCCCACGGTAACAATGTTTGCTTCCTTACTTTCTCCAACTGAGCAGCTTCCTATTACACTGTCTTACCACATGTCTTAACCTCCAGTGGATCCATCCTGTGAGTTATCCTACTACTTGTGTACCTTCTACATCTAGATCTCCCATGTGTCCTTTCAGAGCTTGTCTCCATCCCACTCCACAGCCCCTGCACTTCCTTGGGCCGGTCCTGTTCTGAATCATGTCCCACTCAGATTCTTTTCCCATGATAAAATGAACACTCCATTTCCAAAGGGAGGCTCTTGTGCACGCTGTGAGGAGACGTTCCCCAGGAAAGTTCAAGTGAGCATGTGATTTCCACTCTCTTCTCTGTTCTCCATTCCCTTCCCAACTGCCCAGCAAGAAACAACACTTCCCACAAGGGGAAACCTGGTTACAGCAGCTGATCTGAGATCCTGTTCTCTGGCCCTTTGTAGAcacccttcctcttcctcatttcttcctctttcttttccaagagTCCCCAAAGCTGTGTGCAACTTCTCACGATACCTTTAACTACTCCCGACACTGAGTTCAAACAGTGTTTGAACTGTAAGTAATTCTTTATCCACTGGCCCCTGAGCATGCATGCCAAATGGTCTGCCAGCCGTGGCTTTACTACTCCCGTATGCTTGGTAGAGCAGGCCAAATGCAGTACTGCCCCACACCAAGAAAAGCCCCCCTTCTTCAACCTTCATCATTCCTTCAGCTCCCATCTGCTTCTGGCACCAGAATAGTTGAAATCTAAGGAGGCTAGAATAGTGTATTACAATTTGGGGTTCTGAAAATATGATTGCCAAATTTACAGCCTCATTTCAAAGCAAGCACGCTCCCCTCTCACCCTCAAACATAGACGCAGCAACATCAGCCACACCACCAGAGCAGCAATAGCACAGACTAAATATTAaactggtgcaaaagtaattgcggtttttgccactgaaagtaatggcaaaaactgcaattacttttgcaccaacctaaatatttccatttctttatccCATTTCCCCATTCTGGTCCTAAGCCCCCCGTAAGTTCCTCCAGACTCAGTCCCCATTTTCAGCACTTCGCTGTCTACCATGTACCATGTATCGATCCACATCTCATTTTCTCTGCTTTGACCCTAATTCCATCCATCTGCCATACACTTACTCCAGTCCCGAAGGATGGGCTCAGGAGCCCCAGTGTGCTCTACCACACAGGTGTAAGTGTCCCCGTAAGAGGGGGTTAAGGCTAAATGGGAGAGGGTCTGGTATGTCCAGTCTCCATTGGGCTGGGCAGTCTTGTGCGCACTGCTGTGAGGCATGACAAGCTTCCCGTTCTTCCTCCACGTGATAGTCACTTCTGCTGGATAGAAGCCCCACACATAGCAGGCCAGCATCACAGGCTCCCTCGTGTTAAAAGGAGTGGTTTTGGCTACTTGCACAGATGGTGGCCCTGCATaggagaaaaaaacatgtttagGAAGGAGGGTGACATTCTGGCTGCTTCCTCAACCTGGTTTCTTCCCTATCGCAACTCTTCGTAGATTTTGCAACCCACTTTCCACCCCAGCCCCCTCTGCCATGCTGCCCCTTGAAGGGGAACCGTTAGAATGTATTCCTGCattactctttcttctctcccattCCTTCAttgcccctttctttctttcctcctccagaATTATGTTTGATTACAATTAGTAAAAGCCAGATCTGAACTGCAAGCTGTTCTAGAAGTTGTTGTATTTATTTCAAGTACATAAACTGGAAAGTATTTGAAATAAGGAAGCTAAGAGTAATCCAGAGTTGTACATTGGGTTTTtttaaggtggaaaaggaattttTCTCCAAATCTTGTTTAATACGTTCTTTTGCTAGTTAAAGCTTTTTCTCCTCACATAGTTCAAGGAAACAAGCCTAACTTAGGACTCACTCTTAAATTTGGAATGAATGTAGTCAAACTAATGAGATTGCTAATACTGCCATCTTTTACTAATTTACTCTCCTAGGTGATCCTCTTGCTTGCCTCTATCTTGACATTTTTCAAACACAATCTTAAATAAAAATCCAAGGAAttatgttaaaatgcagatttcctaGGCTGTATCCCCAGATACTTTCTTTCAACAGATCTGGAGTGGTACTAAGGGGCTTGCATCTTTAACAAGCACCTCCTCCAGGCAATTCTGAGAAAGGTGGTTCAGAAACCACCCTTGAGACACACTGTTCTGTACTGTGGAGATCTTCAAGTTTACTTTCACAAACTTCAAGCCATTGTCAATGCAAGAGTTTAAGGGTGAGAAAAAGCATGTGTCAGAATCCCCTGGGATTCCAAATATTCCCATGCCTGGGCCCACATCAGATCTGGAACATCAAAATCTGGGATAACAAGGCAAGAACATCTTGGGTATGCATCCTGAGATGCCCCAGCCTCTGCATAAGCTCCCCACATGGCACCTCGCGGTTCAAGCCTCACCTCCCCTTCTTTACTCCTGTTCCACTCACGTCAGCCACCTTGTTCCCCTTGAGGTTCAATCCTCCGTCTTTCTACATTTCAGATCCACacattttctcttatttgctGCTCaaatctcaaacccctgggccaCTGTGGGATCCTCCCTGGCCTGCCCTCCTAACTGCACTTCCTGGTAGCCCCTCTGCACCCCTCTCTCCTCACGTGTCCTGTTGGTCAGTGATCCCCAGAAGGGCTGGGTGTGTGTGGCACAATTCTGAAGCCCATTGCGCAAGCGCTGCATCAGGGTGTCTTTTTGGTTGAGGTGCTGTGAGAGGACATTCGCCAAGCTATTCAGCACCCCAAATTCGCAAGGGGCCATCTTATTCTCCTCTGGATCCCAGCAGGTCAGCAGATCCTTGTTGAAGGAGATGCAGTATGTGAAATCCTTTGGAGTCCCAGCATCATCCAACAGACAGGTGCTTTCCACATGGGCCACGAAGCCACCTAGAGGAGCCAGGGAAGGGAGAACAGGTCAATGTCTTCTACTGGCctggcaataaataaataaatatataaataataaatatacacaaataataaatatataaaacatacagacGTATATTTAGGAGCTCTGCACAGAGCTTTGTCTTTGACCCTGGTTCCTGACATAGAGTGCCTAATCGCTTAGAATTTCCTAGATAACAGGAgtgtcttttgttctaatgaggtaCTCTTGGTGGGCTCCTGCAGgaggggctggtcaccagaaagaccaagtcaTGATTAGAAGTCTGGAACTTTTAGTCCCATCCCCCATACTCCCTGAAGGGgaaggggctggagattgagttaataATCAGTCATGCCTACatgatgaagcctccataaaaatcccGGAACTATGGAGTTCAGAGAACTTCTCAGTTGGTAAACACATCCACATGCCAGGAGGTGAAGTACCCCAATTCTGTGGGGACAGAGCTCCTGTGATTGGGACCCTTCCAGATCTGGTATCTCTTCATCTGGATGTTCCTTTGTAtgctttaaaatatcctttgttAAAGGATGCAAAATTATGatctagtgttctataccactgtgGGATGACTGTCATTAACAATAATACTTTATATCATTTCAAATCGCTAGAAGAAGGATAtggaatgtttccaacacaaagaaatgataaatgagatGATGATCTGATCTGATCACTGTACATTACATGTACTAAAACATCATTATCCACCCcatgaatatttataattattattatcaattaaaatatcctttgtaaAAAATCTACAATAATAAGTAAACTTTTCCTGAGT includes:
- the HLA-DMB gene encoding HLA class II histocompatibility antigen, DM beta chain precursor; this translates as MITFLPLLLGLSLGCTGAGGFVAHVESTCLLDDAGTPKDFTYCISFNKDLLTCWDPEENKMAPCEFGVLNSLANVLSQHLNQKDTLMQRLRNGLQNCATHTQPFWGSLTNRTRPPSVQVAKTTPFNTREPVMLACYVWGFYPAEVTITWRKNGKLVMPHSSAHKTAQPNGDWTYQTLSHLALTPSYGDTYTCVVEHTGAPEPILRDWTPGLSPMQTLKVSVSAVTLGLGLIIFSLGVISWRRAGHSSYTPLPGSNYSEGWHIS